In Microbacterium pumilum, the following proteins share a genomic window:
- a CDS encoding serine protein kinase RIO — translation MAFDRSDHPYFTAGSAFEVADLDEPEADQRWSTWPATTPSERGPRPHPDWLVTAAAAFDTELGIVKTGKEADVFLIERAIPGSAGCILAAKRYRDTAHSDFHRSGQYEEGRRLRNSRDARAIERKSSHGRAVAAGHWALNEFGALCRAWDAGIPVPYPVQISGTELLMQFIGKGRTAAPRLAQTRVRGAELTELFAQVVSILTGFARAGFAHGDLSAYNLLVHQGRVVVIDLPQIVDLAANPAGLDFLHRDVANVCTWFSRRGLETAPEDLFAELVAQLW, via the coding sequence ATGGCTTTCGATCGTTCCGATCACCCCTATTTCACCGCCGGTTCCGCGTTCGAGGTCGCTGACCTCGACGAGCCGGAAGCCGATCAGCGCTGGTCCACCTGGCCGGCAACCACGCCGTCAGAGCGCGGGCCGCGTCCGCATCCCGACTGGCTCGTGACCGCGGCGGCTGCCTTCGACACCGAGCTCGGCATCGTCAAGACCGGCAAGGAAGCGGACGTCTTCCTCATCGAACGCGCGATCCCCGGATCGGCCGGGTGCATCCTCGCCGCCAAGCGCTACCGGGACACAGCGCACTCGGACTTCCATCGGTCCGGGCAGTACGAGGAGGGGCGCCGGCTGCGCAACTCCCGCGATGCGCGAGCGATCGAGCGCAAGTCCTCGCACGGCCGCGCGGTCGCCGCCGGGCATTGGGCGCTCAACGAGTTCGGGGCGCTCTGCAGGGCGTGGGATGCCGGCATCCCCGTTCCGTACCCGGTGCAGATCAGCGGCACCGAGCTGCTCATGCAGTTCATCGGGAAAGGTCGCACGGCCGCACCTCGCCTGGCGCAGACGCGTGTTCGCGGAGCGGAGCTCACCGAGCTCTTCGCACAGGTGGTGTCGATCCTGACGGGGTTCGCACGGGCTGGATTCGCGCACGGAGATCTCTCCGCGTACAACCTGCTCGTGCATCAGGGACGTGTGGTCGTGATCGACCTGCCGCAGATCGTCGACCTCGCGGCGAACCCGGCAGGTCTGGACTTCCTGCATCGAGACGTGGCGAACGTCTGCACGTGGTTTTCGCGTCGCGGGCTCGAAACCGCACCGGAAGACCTCTTCGCCGAGCTCGTCGCCCAACTCTGGTGA
- the fdhD gene encoding formate dehydrogenase accessory sulfurtransferase FdhD translates to MGRITTRRPVVKITVGGGEHHRSDTLAVEEPLEIRVGGNPLAVTMRTPGNDVELAAGFLVSEGVISRGEQFRSAIHCGGPGTGGPPAGSGALGRVPDGVGLLDAGSGNTYNVLDVSLAPGVAPPDPDLTRNFYTTSSCGLCGKASIEAVETVSTYEVASDSMTLEATTLIGFPDLLRAQQAVFDKTGGLHAAALFDAETGELLVIREDVGRHNAVDKVVGWAALNDRLPLRGTVLQVSGRASFELVQKAVMAGIPMLAAVSAPSSLAVELAEASGLTLVGFLRGSSMNVYSRADRLLTTARVG, encoded by the coding sequence ATGGGACGGATCACGACGCGCCGCCCGGTGGTCAAGATCACCGTCGGCGGCGGCGAGCATCATCGCAGTGACACGCTCGCGGTCGAGGAGCCACTCGAGATCCGCGTCGGAGGCAATCCGCTCGCGGTCACGATGCGCACGCCGGGCAACGACGTCGAACTGGCGGCAGGGTTCCTGGTCTCCGAGGGCGTCATCTCCCGGGGCGAGCAGTTCCGGTCCGCGATCCACTGCGGCGGTCCCGGCACCGGCGGACCGCCGGCAGGTTCCGGGGCGCTCGGCCGTGTCCCTGACGGGGTCGGACTGCTCGATGCCGGCAGCGGCAACACCTACAACGTGCTGGACGTGAGCCTCGCGCCCGGGGTCGCACCGCCCGATCCCGATCTCACGCGCAACTTCTACACCACGAGCTCATGCGGGCTCTGCGGCAAGGCCTCGATCGAGGCCGTCGAGACGGTGTCTACCTACGAGGTCGCGTCCGACAGCATGACGCTCGAGGCGACGACGCTTATCGGGTTCCCCGACCTGCTTCGGGCTCAACAGGCGGTGTTCGACAAGACCGGCGGATTGCATGCCGCGGCACTCTTCGATGCCGAGACCGGGGAGCTGCTGGTCATCCGCGAGGATGTCGGCCGCCACAACGCGGTCGACAAGGTCGTCGGCTGGGCGGCGCTCAACGACCGGCTTCCGCTTCGCGGCACCGTGCTGCAGGTGTCAGGGCGGGCAAGCTTCGAGCTCGTGCAGAAGGCGGTGATGGCGGGCATCCCGATGCTCGCCGCCGTGTCGGCGCCGTCGTCGCTCGCGGTCGAGCTTGCCGAGGCATCCGGCCTCACGCTCGTGGGGTTCCTCCGCGGGTCGTCCATGAACGTCTACTCGCGTGCTGATCGACTGCTCACCACCGCACGTGTCGGCTGA
- the moaA gene encoding GTP 3',8-cyclase MoaA: MSAVPVAIGVRMPGHIATADARALSVDQSPVGLGGPLVDTHGRVHRDLRISLTDRCSLRCTYCMPEQGNEWLARSSILTLDEIERIARVAAADGVTTFRLTGGEPLLRADIVEVVRRLSAVVGPDGAPVELAMTTNGIRLPELLPGLIAAGLGRLNISIDTLRRDRFHELTRRDRLDDVLAGIAAAAASDLRPLKLNAVAMRDVNDDELVDLVAFALDHDAELRFIEQMPLDAGHTWDRSRMVTRDEILGALSARWRLTPVPGRGGAPAERWMLDGGPKTVGVIASVTAPFCGDCDRLRLTADGQLRNCLFSTAEYDLLPALRGTNVAELVPPVAELVEADLSIDRMLRACVRGKLPGHAINDPSFLQPARGMNAIGG, from the coding sequence ATGAGTGCTGTTCCTGTCGCGATCGGGGTGCGTATGCCAGGGCACATCGCGACGGCGGATGCCCGCGCGCTCTCGGTTGACCAGTCGCCCGTCGGGCTCGGCGGGCCGCTCGTCGACACGCACGGCCGTGTCCACCGCGATCTGCGGATCTCGCTGACGGATCGGTGCTCCCTCCGCTGCACCTACTGCATGCCCGAGCAGGGGAACGAGTGGCTCGCGCGGTCGAGCATCCTGACCCTGGACGAGATCGAGCGGATCGCCCGCGTCGCCGCGGCCGACGGCGTCACGACGTTCCGGCTCACCGGCGGTGAGCCGCTGCTGCGCGCCGACATCGTCGAGGTCGTCCGTCGACTCTCCGCCGTCGTGGGGCCGGATGGCGCCCCCGTCGAACTCGCGATGACGACGAACGGCATCCGCCTGCCTGAGCTGCTCCCCGGCCTCATCGCCGCGGGTCTCGGCCGGCTGAACATCTCCATCGACACGCTGCGGCGCGACCGCTTCCACGAACTGACCCGACGTGACCGGCTCGACGATGTGCTCGCCGGGATCGCGGCGGCCGCGGCATCCGATCTTCGTCCACTGAAGCTCAACGCGGTCGCGATGCGCGACGTCAACGACGATGAGCTCGTCGATCTCGTCGCGTTCGCACTGGATCACGATGCGGAACTGCGGTTCATCGAGCAGATGCCGCTCGACGCGGGTCACACGTGGGATCGGTCGCGCATGGTGACGCGCGATGAGATCCTCGGCGCGCTGTCGGCCCGCTGGAGGCTCACCCCGGTCCCGGGTCGCGGGGGCGCGCCCGCCGAGCGGTGGATGCTCGACGGCGGTCCGAAGACGGTCGGGGTCATCGCATCCGTCACAGCTCCGTTCTGCGGCGACTGCGACCGACTGCGCCTCACCGCCGATGGGCAGCTGCGCAATTGCCTCTTCTCGACGGCGGAATACGACCTGCTGCCGGCACTCCGAGGCACCAACGTCGCTGAGCTTGTCCCCCCGGTCGCCGAGCTTGTCGAAGCGGACCTTTCGATCGATCGGATGCTGCGCGCCTGCGTCCGGGGCAAACTCCCCGGTCACGCGATCAACGACCCGTCGTTCCTGCAGCCCGCGCGCGGCATGAATGCGATCGGCGGCTGA
- a CDS encoding cytochrome ubiquinol oxidase subunit I produces the protein MELLDPLLLARWQFGLTTLYHFLFVPLTLGMALTVAIFQSVWYRTGDLKWLHLTRFFGKIFLINFAMGVVTGIVQEFQFGMNWSSYSRFVGDVFGAPLAFEGLMAFFFEATFIGLWIFGWDRLPRALHLASIWIATIGAWFSAYFILAANAFMQNPVGYQMAQDGSRAEMNDFLAVLTNPVALAALPHTLFAAFMMTAGVIISISAWHLARRQNLDMMRPALRYGLWGMIIAFAGVFLSGDQLSLVMVQTQPMKMAAAEALFNTACGADASFSIFTLGTPDGSSELFSIRVPYLLALLSTHSFDGCVEGINDLNALYTTEMFPQFADQVDGSFAPVLWITYWAFRWMIGLGGVAALTAVVGLWLTRKKARNEPPLWAWRLAIWAWPASLLAILVGWIFTEMGRQPWIVFSLMLTQDGVSPSVPGWTVLISLVSFTLIYAVLAVVEVGLIMKTAHKGPDPLPGPDDPDPRTQAVEDTPTTVY, from the coding sequence GTGGAACTGCTGGATCCTCTGCTGCTCGCTCGCTGGCAGTTCGGTCTCACGACGCTCTACCACTTCCTGTTCGTGCCGCTCACGCTCGGCATGGCGCTCACCGTCGCGATCTTCCAGAGCGTGTGGTATCGCACGGGCGATCTGAAGTGGCTGCACCTCACCCGGTTCTTCGGCAAGATCTTCCTGATCAACTTCGCCATGGGCGTCGTCACCGGCATCGTGCAGGAGTTCCAGTTCGGCATGAACTGGTCGTCGTACTCGCGCTTCGTCGGCGATGTCTTCGGCGCTCCGCTCGCCTTCGAGGGGCTGATGGCGTTCTTCTTCGAGGCCACCTTCATCGGGCTCTGGATCTTCGGTTGGGACCGCCTGCCGAGGGCGCTGCACCTTGCGAGCATCTGGATCGCGACGATCGGCGCCTGGTTCTCGGCGTACTTCATCCTCGCGGCGAACGCCTTCATGCAGAACCCGGTCGGCTACCAGATGGCCCAGGACGGCTCTCGCGCCGAGATGAACGACTTCCTCGCGGTGCTCACGAACCCCGTCGCCCTCGCGGCGCTCCCGCATACGCTGTTCGCCGCCTTCATGATGACGGCGGGCGTCATCATCTCGATCTCCGCGTGGCACCTCGCACGCCGCCAGAACCTCGACATGATGCGCCCCGCGCTGCGCTACGGCCTCTGGGGCATGATCATCGCGTTCGCCGGCGTGTTCCTCTCGGGCGATCAGCTGAGCCTCGTGATGGTGCAGACGCAGCCGATGAAGATGGCCGCGGCCGAGGCACTGTTCAACACAGCCTGCGGGGCTGACGCATCCTTCTCGATCTTCACGCTCGGCACACCCGACGGCTCGAGCGAGCTCTTCTCGATACGCGTGCCGTACCTTCTCGCCCTGCTGTCGACGCACTCGTTCGACGGCTGCGTCGAGGGCATCAACGACCTGAACGCCCTGTATACGACCGAGATGTTCCCGCAGTTCGCCGACCAGGTCGACGGCAGCTTCGCACCGGTGCTCTGGATCACGTACTGGGCATTCCGCTGGATGATCGGCCTCGGCGGCGTCGCCGCTCTGACCGCCGTCGTCGGACTGTGGCTCACCCGCAAGAAGGCGAGGAACGAGCCGCCGCTGTGGGCATGGCGCCTCGCGATCTGGGCCTGGCCCGCATCCCTCCTCGCAATCCTCGTCGGCTGGATCTTCACCGAGATGGGCCGTCAGCCCTGGATCGTCTTCAGTCTGATGCTCACGCAGGACGGTGTGTCGCCGAGCGTGCCGGGCTGGACGGTGCTCATCTCGCTGGTCTCATTCACGCTCATCTATGCGGTGCTCGCCGTCGTCGAGGTGGGCCTGATCATGAAGACCGCGCACAAGGGACCGGATCCACTGCCCGGTCCGGACGACCCCGATCCGCGCACCCAAGCGGTCGAAGACACTCCGACGACGGTCTACTAG
- the cydB gene encoding cytochrome d ubiquinol oxidase subunit II, which produces MDLAYLWFWIVGFLFVGYFVLDGFDFGVGMSLPFLGKDDISRRQIINTIGPVWDLNETWVIVAGACLFAAFPEWYATLFSGFYLALLLILLTLILRGVSFEYRHQRDSLRWKRGFDTMIVIGSAVPALLWGVAFANIVQGVPIDADHEFTGSLLTLLNPYGLLGGLTTLLLFFTHGVYFVALKTDGPVHEDARRLARRAGLVTVVVAAAFLIWTIFIAAGHGAPLMALVVGGAALAAVCLVMSLVFNLRDREGWAFGFGAATIVTAVLTLWFALYPNVMPSSTDPAYSLTIENASSTDYTLTIMTWAAVIFLPLVLAYQAWTYWIFRKRVSRSRIEKAAASVAH; this is translated from the coding sequence ATGGATCTCGCCTACCTCTGGTTCTGGATCGTCGGATTCCTGTTCGTCGGCTACTTCGTCCTCGACGGCTTCGACTTCGGCGTCGGGATGTCGCTCCCCTTCCTCGGCAAGGACGACATCAGCCGCCGCCAGATCATCAACACCATCGGCCCGGTGTGGGACCTCAACGAGACGTGGGTCATCGTCGCCGGCGCGTGCCTCTTCGCGGCATTCCCTGAGTGGTATGCGACGCTGTTCAGCGGCTTCTACCTTGCGCTGCTGCTGATCCTTCTCACCCTGATCCTGCGCGGCGTCTCGTTCGAGTACCGTCACCAGCGCGACAGTCTGCGATGGAAGCGCGGCTTCGACACGATGATCGTGATCGGCTCCGCGGTCCCGGCGCTGCTGTGGGGTGTCGCATTCGCGAACATCGTGCAGGGCGTGCCGATCGACGCCGATCACGAGTTCACGGGATCGCTGCTCACTCTGCTGAACCCGTATGGACTGCTCGGCGGGCTCACCACCCTGCTGCTGTTCTTCACCCACGGGGTCTATTTCGTCGCGCTCAAGACGGACGGACCCGTGCATGAGGATGCCCGCCGGCTGGCGCGACGCGCAGGTCTGGTCACCGTCGTCGTGGCCGCCGCCTTCCTGATCTGGACGATCTTCATCGCCGCCGGCCATGGCGCGCCGCTCATGGCGCTGGTGGTCGGGGGCGCTGCCCTGGCGGCGGTGTGCCTGGTCATGTCGCTGGTCTTCAACCTGCGCGATCGCGAGGGATGGGCCTTCGGATTCGGGGCGGCCACGATCGTGACGGCCGTCCTCACGCTGTGGTTCGCGCTGTACCCGAACGTGATGCCCTCGTCGACCGACCCCGCGTACAGCCTCACGATCGAGAACGCGTCGAGCACGGACTACACGCTCACGATCATGACGTGGGCGGCGGTCATCTTCCTTCCGCTCGTGCTGGCGTACCAGGCGTGGACGTACTGGATCTTCCGCAAGCGGGTTTCGCGGTCGCGCATCGAGAAGGCGGCGGCCTCGGTCGCCCACTGA
- the cydD gene encoding thiol reductant ABC exporter subunit CydD yields MSDSDVQPEPAPPRSRPVDPRLLRYASASRGFFVALAAISLAQTAVIVAFAWLLTRAIVGAIDGMPPADLATTLTALAAVVTARAVLLWLRERVAARAAARVQTQLRTSLVTAVGDLGPDWLASRNSAALAVTAGRGLEALEAYFGRYLPQLVQTVIAMPLIIAVMWWQDWISGLTVILTLPLIPIFMVLIGMATRAVQQRQWRTLQRLAARFADTVQGLSTLKVFGRQHRAAASIEQVTGEYRHETMKVLRVSFLSGFALEFLASISVAIIAVSIGFRLLDGLLTLTVGLFVLLLAPEAYLPLRQVGVQFHAASEGVAATDDVFDVLDAAGARARTVQPPEPASRPAAPGSAPVLVVEGLRVRRGDRLLAPATLTARPGTVTLLEGPSGVGKSSVFAALRGAAEFDGQASFGDHEVRDLAPSTWLAWAGQQPGLISGRVRDNVALGDPAPDATHVARALALACADDIDPDAELGVQGAGLSGGQAQRVAVARALYRHLRGFGSVVALDEPSSALDPETERRLWRAVRELADEGAVVVLISHRVSARAIADDVIRLELSEVIA; encoded by the coding sequence GTGAGTGACAGCGACGTGCAACCGGAACCGGCGCCTCCGAGGTCCAGACCCGTCGACCCTCGGCTGCTGCGGTACGCGAGTGCCTCGCGCGGGTTCTTCGTCGCGCTTGCGGCGATCAGCCTCGCCCAGACCGCCGTCATCGTCGCCTTCGCCTGGCTGCTGACGCGAGCGATCGTCGGCGCGATCGACGGGATGCCGCCCGCGGACCTCGCAACGACGCTCACTGCGCTCGCAGCCGTTGTGACCGCCCGCGCGGTGCTGCTGTGGCTCCGCGAGCGGGTCGCGGCACGTGCGGCCGCCCGTGTCCAGACGCAGCTGCGAACGAGCCTCGTCACCGCGGTCGGCGACCTCGGCCCCGACTGGCTGGCGAGCCGCAACTCCGCCGCCCTCGCCGTCACGGCAGGACGCGGGCTCGAGGCGCTCGAGGCGTACTTCGGCCGTTACCTGCCCCAGCTCGTGCAGACGGTGATCGCGATGCCACTCATCATCGCGGTGATGTGGTGGCAGGACTGGATCTCGGGTCTCACGGTGATCCTCACGCTCCCCCTCATCCCGATCTTCATGGTGCTGATCGGCATGGCGACCCGTGCCGTGCAGCAGAGGCAGTGGCGCACCCTGCAGCGCCTGGCCGCGCGCTTCGCCGACACCGTCCAGGGCCTGTCGACGCTCAAGGTCTTCGGACGACAGCACCGGGCGGCGGCATCCATCGAGCAGGTCACCGGCGAGTATCGGCACGAGACCATGAAGGTGCTGCGCGTGTCGTTCCTCTCGGGGTTCGCGCTCGAGTTCCTCGCGAGCATCTCCGTGGCGATCATCGCGGTGTCCATCGGCTTCCGGCTGCTCGACGGGCTGCTCACCCTTACGGTCGGTCTGTTCGTGCTGCTCCTGGCCCCCGAGGCATACCTGCCACTGCGGCAGGTCGGCGTGCAGTTCCATGCCGCGTCCGAGGGCGTCGCCGCGACCGATGACGTCTTCGACGTGCTGGATGCCGCAGGAGCGCGTGCACGGACGGTCCAGCCGCCGGAGCCGGCCAGCCGACCGGCAGCGCCCGGGTCCGCTCCCGTGCTGGTTGTCGAGGGACTCCGCGTCCGTCGCGGCGACCGCCTCCTCGCGCCCGCGACACTGACCGCACGGCCCGGCACCGTGACCCTCCTCGAAGGACCGAGCGGGGTCGGAAAGTCCAGCGTCTTCGCTGCGCTTCGCGGCGCCGCCGAGTTCGACGGGCAGGCGAGCTTCGGCGACCACGAGGTCCGCGACCTCGCGCCGTCGACGTGGCTCGCGTGGGCGGGTCAGCAGCCCGGCCTCATCTCCGGCCGGGTGCGCGACAACGTCGCACTGGGTGACCCCGCGCCGGATGCGACGCATGTCGCTCGCGCGCTCGCACTCGCCTGCGCCGACGACATCGATCCGGATGCCGAGCTCGGCGTGCAGGGCGCGGGTCTGTCGGGCGGACAGGCGCAGCGCGTCGCCGTCGCACGAGCGCTCTATCGGCACCTGCGCGGCTTCGGGTCGGTCGTCGCTCTCGACGAGCCGAGCTCCGCGCTCGACCCCGAGACCGAGCGCCGGTTGTGGCGTGCGGTGAGGGAGCTGGCGGATGAGGGAGCTGTCGTGGTGCTGATCTCGCATCGAGTGAGCGCCCGCGCGATCGCCGATGACGTCATCCGCCTCGAGCTGAGCGAGGTGATCGCGTGA
- the cydC gene encoding thiol reductant ABC exporter subunit CydC, translated as MTTDAATESALPATTASVLRGALPRVRRFWPSLAAGFAAEASAVALLAVSAWLIVRASEQPDLLYLSVAVVGVRFFALSRAVFRYLERLAGHDAALRQLAATRASLVRRLVPLAPDGLSRTRRGSVLGALVDDVDELQNLPLRVVQPLVSSATVAIAAVVFIAIVWWPAALTMLVCLVVAGVVAWLWGWVAGARAERDIAPLRAVLADAVHDHFGSLDVLIAYGAEEQSRRVIDSADARLRDAITRRAGAQAGTAAIVSLAAGVASIAAVLASAPAAASGTLTGPLVAVVVLVPMAVFEVFASVPMAASAWRQVHSSAARIAGSVPTVPPDGLAPESVPAVGEAPPLGVGLTLRGASVSWPGATLPALRDVDLDIRPGERLLVIGSSGAGKSTLAHALVRFLETDGTYDIGKRSVHDLANDDVRLTVGLCEQRPMMFDEDIRQNLLFADDSASDAQLEAALERVGLGSWLEARGGLSARVGERGALVSGGQAQRISLARALLRGFPVLVLDEPTAGVDPEASDVLLTDLLSAVGADQAVVLISHVTVPAGLVDRTVRIHEGRLVQA; from the coding sequence GTGACGACCGACGCGGCGACGGAATCCGCGTTGCCGGCGACGACGGCGTCGGTGCTGCGCGGCGCACTGCCCCGCGTGCGACGGTTCTGGCCGTCCCTCGCGGCGGGATTCGCGGCCGAGGCATCCGCCGTTGCGCTCCTCGCCGTGAGCGCGTGGCTCATCGTGCGCGCGAGCGAGCAGCCGGACCTGCTCTATCTCTCCGTCGCCGTGGTCGGTGTGCGATTCTTCGCTCTCTCGCGCGCGGTCTTCCGCTACCTGGAGCGTCTCGCCGGCCATGACGCCGCACTGCGACAGCTCGCGGCGACCCGCGCATCGCTGGTGCGGCGGCTGGTGCCGCTTGCCCCCGACGGCCTCTCGCGGACACGGCGCGGATCCGTTCTCGGCGCACTCGTCGACGACGTCGATGAGCTCCAGAACCTGCCACTGCGTGTGGTTCAGCCCCTCGTCTCGTCGGCGACGGTCGCGATCGCCGCCGTCGTCTTCATCGCGATCGTGTGGTGGCCGGCCGCCCTCACGATGCTCGTGTGCCTCGTCGTCGCGGGTGTCGTCGCGTGGCTGTGGGGGTGGGTCGCCGGCGCCAGGGCCGAGCGCGACATCGCACCCCTCCGAGCGGTGCTCGCCGACGCCGTCCATGACCACTTCGGCAGCCTGGACGTGCTGATCGCCTACGGCGCCGAGGAGCAGAGTCGCCGCGTCATCGACTCGGCCGATGCGAGGCTCCGCGATGCGATCACCCGCCGCGCCGGTGCTCAGGCCGGGACCGCCGCGATCGTCTCGCTCGCCGCGGGGGTGGCATCCATCGCCGCAGTGCTCGCAAGCGCACCGGCGGCGGCATCCGGAACCCTCACCGGACCGCTCGTGGCCGTGGTGGTGCTGGTGCCGATGGCCGTCTTCGAAGTGTTCGCGTCGGTGCCGATGGCGGCGTCGGCGTGGCGCCAGGTGCACTCGTCGGCCGCGCGCATCGCGGGATCGGTGCCGACCGTGCCGCCCGACGGCCTCGCACCCGAGAGCGTTCCAGCCGTCGGTGAAGCGCCACCGCTCGGGGTGGGCCTCACTCTGCGCGGCGCGTCGGTGAGCTGGCCGGGGGCGACGCTGCCCGCGCTGCGTGACGTGGATCTCGACATCCGCCCAGGCGAACGCCTACTCGTGATCGGCTCGAGCGGCGCCGGAAAATCCACCCTCGCGCACGCTCTCGTGCGCTTCCTCGAGACCGACGGGACCTATGACATCGGCAAGCGATCGGTGCACGACCTGGCGAACGATGACGTGCGCCTGACCGTGGGGCTGTGCGAGCAACGGCCGATGATGTTCGACGAGGACATCCGCCAGAATCTGCTGTTCGCGGACGACTCCGCATCCGACGCGCAGCTCGAGGCCGCGCTCGAGCGAGTCGGATTGGGGTCGTGGCTGGAAGCGCGCGGCGGACTCTCCGCGCGCGTGGGAGAGCGCGGTGCGCTCGTCTCGGGCGGTCAGGCGCAGCGCATCTCGCTCGCGCGTGCTCTGCTGCGCGGCTTTCCGGTGCTGGTGCTCGACGAGCCGACTGCGGGCGTCGACCCCGAGGCATCCGATGTCCTGCTCACCGACCTGCTGTCAGCCGTCGGCGCCGACCAGGCCGTCGTGCTCATCTCGCACGTGACGGTGCCGGCCGGTCTCGTCGACAGAACCGTGCGGATCCATGAGGGCAGGCTCGTCCAGGCCTGA
- a CDS encoding SDR family oxidoreductase has product MDDLSAPTGREPELTALPRPDGSAPIAVVFGGTGYIGGRLVPRLIAAGYRVRVVARDVSRIRAFSWGSEVEAFAGDAADPDAVAPAVDGADVLYYLVHSMSAGKGFEDTDRKAVETVSRAAAAAAVSRIVYLGGLHPDDAKLSPHLRSRVEVGEVFLASGVPTLVLQAGVVIGSGSASFEMVRHLTDVLPYMPAPRWVRNRIQPIAVRDVLHYLLGAARVAPDVNRAVDIGGPDVLRYGQMMNGYAVEAGLRQRAIAALPVLTPSLASHWVNLVTPIPRAIARPLVESLQNECVMKNHDIDALIPPPVDGLTPYRQAVALALGRVRGDQVETSWLDAEVLGVPSDGLPSDPDWAGKTVFVDARTSFTTAAPSQLWRVIEGIGGENGWYSTPLLWAIRGWMDRLVGGIGLARGRRSRARLEVGDALDFWRVETIERGSFLRLRAEMKVPGLAWLELRASREGDGSRYDQRAVFFPQGLAGRLYWLAVLPFHGFIFRGMANRIAAAAEAEVTESAVAAAA; this is encoded by the coding sequence ATGGACGACCTTTCCGCGCCGACCGGGCGTGAGCCCGAACTGACCGCTCTCCCGCGCCCGGACGGCAGCGCGCCGATCGCCGTCGTCTTCGGTGGCACCGGATACATCGGCGGGCGCCTCGTGCCCCGCCTGATCGCCGCGGGCTATCGCGTGCGAGTGGTCGCACGCGATGTGTCGCGCATCCGGGCTTTCTCGTGGGGCAGCGAGGTCGAGGCGTTCGCGGGCGATGCCGCGGATCCGGATGCCGTCGCACCGGCCGTCGATGGCGCGGATGTGCTGTACTACCTCGTCCACTCGATGTCGGCCGGCAAGGGATTCGAAGACACCGACCGCAAGGCTGTCGAGACCGTGTCTCGGGCAGCGGCAGCGGCCGCCGTCAGCCGGATCGTGTACCTCGGCGGACTGCATCCGGATGACGCGAAGCTGTCGCCGCACCTTCGTTCCCGCGTCGAGGTCGGCGAGGTCTTCCTCGCTTCGGGCGTGCCCACGCTCGTGCTGCAGGCCGGGGTGGTGATCGGCTCGGGCTCGGCGTCGTTCGAGATGGTCAGGCACCTCACCGACGTGCTGCCCTACATGCCCGCGCCGCGGTGGGTGCGCAACCGCATCCAGCCGATCGCGGTGCGGGACGTCCTGCACTATCTACTCGGTGCCGCGCGCGTCGCGCCCGACGTGAATCGCGCCGTCGACATCGGCGGACCGGACGTGCTTCGGTACGGCCAGATGATGAACGGATACGCCGTCGAAGCAGGGCTGCGGCAACGGGCGATCGCCGCGCTCCCGGTGCTCACGCCGAGTCTCGCCTCGCACTGGGTCAATCTCGTGACGCCGATCCCGCGCGCGATCGCGCGGCCGCTCGTGGAATCGCTGCAGAACGAGTGCGTCATGAAGAACCATGACATCGATGCCCTCATCCCGCCACCGGTGGACGGGCTGACCCCCTATCGACAGGCCGTCGCGCTGGCGCTCGGCCGCGTCCGCGGCGACCAGGTGGAGACGAGCTGGCTGGATGCCGAGGTGCTGGGTGTGCCGAGCGACGGGCTGCCGAGCGACCCGGACTGGGCCGGGAAGACCGTCTTCGTCGATGCGCGGACCTCTTTCACGACGGCCGCTCCCTCCCAGCTGTGGCGGGTCATCGAAGGGATCGGCGGCGAGAACGGGTGGTACTCGACCCCCCTGCTGTGGGCGATCCGCGGCTGGATGGATCGCCTCGTCGGCGGCATCGGTCTCGCCCGCGGCCGGCGCAGCCGCGCGAGGCTCGAAGTCGGGGACGCATTGGATTTCTGGAGAGTCGAGACCATCGAGCGCGGCTCGTTCCTGCGACTGCGTGCCGAGATGAAGGTGCCCGGACTGGCGTGGCTCGAGCTGCGCGCATCGCGTGAGGGCGACGGGTCGCGCTATGACCAGCGAGCGGTGTTCTTCCCGCAGGGGCTCGCCGGTCGGCTGTACTGGCTCGCCGTGCTGCCGTTCCACGGCTTCATCTTCCGCGGCATGGCGAATCGCATCGCCGCCGCGGCGGAGGCAGAGGTCACCGAGTCGGCCGTGGCCGCAGCGGCCTGA